In the genome of bacterium, the window CGTAAACTCAAGAAGGACTTCCAGAAAAACGTGCTTCCGGCAGTAAAGCGCCATTCGTTCTATGTAAGCAAGAGCGAAATGCGCAGAATCAAGGAGCGCAAAGCGGCGCGCCGCCGCAGGCGTCAGCTCCGAAAAGTCGGTTAAGCAACTCCACCCCCGCTCACCCCTCCCGGTCTTACGGGAGGGGTGAACTGTTTTTGCCTTGTTTAAATCAACACTCTCCGCCCAGGAGAGATAAGTTTTTTCCAGGGAGAGCCAATGCCGAAATCCAGCGTGGGATTGAAGATCGGATCTTCCCGCGCATCCATGGTACGCCTCAGGGGCGGTTTCAAGACCGCCGAGGTGGACCGCGTGGAGACGGTGCGGTTTTCGGATTTCTCAAACTTGGTCCCGGAAGCGCTCCTTAGCCTTCACCTCCGCAAAGAGGACACCACGGTGGCCTCCCTCGACGGAGAAAAGGCTTTCTTCCGCCTCGTATCGCTTCCCTTCACCGACAAAAAACGCGCCGAGCAGTCCGCACCCCTCGAAGCCGAGGAGTCCCTGCCCTTCCCTCTGGAGCAGCTTTACACCTCCGAGCAGATGATAGGGAAAGCCGAGGGTTCCTCCAGGGTCATGGTCGTCGCTTCCCTCGCCGAAACGGTTCATTCCCTTTACGACACGCTGAAAAGCGCCGGCGTCACGCCTTCCTCCATCGACGCGGATTCCGCCGTCTTCCTCACCCTTAACGGGGCCTCCTTCGCGGGGCCGGGAAACCGCATCCTTCTGGAGATAGACGACAACGTAAGCCAGTGCGGAGTCTTTTCCACCGAAGGATACAGGGGATTTAACGTACTGCCCGGCTCAGGTGAGATTGAGTGGCTTTCGGACGAGCTCTCAAGGCTTCTTTCCCTGATGGAGGAGGACGGATACCGGCCTGACGCCATATTCATCTCGGGTCCCGGGGCGGACGAAATCACTAAAATACACCTCGGAGAGCACCTCCTCGTAAGGGTCGAGATGCTTCCCTTTCCCTCGCGCCTCGTCTCCGCAAAGGCCCAGTACCTGGCCTCATGGCCCTACTGGTCGATACCCCTCGGCCTCGCGCTACGGGAAATTTCCGGCAAAAACACCAGCGAAGTGAACCTGATGCAGGGCGAACTGGCTCCCAGAAGGACAGAGTTTCCCCTGAAAAAGGGGCTCTTGCTCGCCGGAATCTACACCTCGATTCTGATCGTTCTCTGGGGAGCCGGGGCCTACATCGACATAGCCCAGAAAACCAGGGAGGTCGAGGCCATCCAGAAATCCATAAGAACCCTCTTCACCTCGAACATGCCCGGAGTGACCAACATAGAAGACGAAGTAAACCAGATGCAAAAAGAGGTCACCGAGCTTGAGGAGAGGGAAAAGGCCGTCAGCTCCCTTTTCGACAGCGAGATTTCGCCGCTGACCGTGCTCCGCGAGGTCTCCTCGAAAATTCCGAAGGAACCGGTCACCGAGCTTCGCGATTTCATAGCCGAGGCGGAACGTCTCCGTCTGGAGGGAGTAACGACCAGCTTCGACGCCATCGACAAGATCAAGGCCCATCTCCAGGAGTACCCGCGCTTCGGCACCGTTACCGTCAGCGACGCCAAATCGGGCACGGCGGCCGACAAGGTAATCTTCAAGATGACGGTGCAGTATTCGGAGAAAAAACGATGAAACTTTCCCTGAGGGAGAAATTCATCGTTTTCGGCGGGCTGGCGCTGGTCCTCGCGGCCGCCTTCTGGGCGCTGGTCTACGACCCGGTAACGGCGAAAGTGTCTCTTCTGGACAAGAAGCTCGACTACGAGAGAAAAAGATACGCGCAGCTCAGCGCTCTGTCCAAAAAGATGACCGGTCTCAACGCCGCCCTGAAGGTTGCGGAAAAAAGAGTCGACAGGGGAGATAATTTTTCGATTCTCTCTCACCTCGAAGTCCTGGCGAACTCACAGGGGCTCAAGGCGCACATTGTCCAGATGAAGCCCAAGGCGGGACAGAACACCCGCCACTTCAAGGAGAGCGTAGTCGAAATAAAGATGGAAAAGGTCACCCTGCCCCAGATGGTGGGTTATCTTCATGAGGTTGAGAACGGCCGGGAACCTCTTAGAATTAAGGACCTGAGGATCAAGCCGCGCTTTGACAATCCCGATCTTCTCGACGCCAACGTAGATATTGCGTCCTACCAGCTTTCCCGGTAAGGCAGGCCACCATGCCTCTCGTTAAATCAAGACCAGGTTTTCTCGCCATTTTGGGCTACGGACTGCTGGGCATGACGGTTTTCCTCGTCTCCGTCTGGTTTACCTTCCCCTACGACAAATTCGAGCTTCGCATCGAAAACGAACTCGCGAAAAAAGGGCTGACGGCGGACCTTAGCGCCCTCTCTCCGGGCCCTTTCCCCGGAATAAAGGCCGATTCCCTGACAATCTCCGCCATTAAGGAGACCCCTTTCCGGCTGGTGGTAGCTCCCCTCACCGTACAGCTTCCCCTTGCGTCGCTTCTGTCCGGCGACCTCGTAGTAAAAGTCGAGGGCAAGACGCTCGGAGGGGATTTCGCGGGGGAGATTCCGCTAAAGAGCGGCAGGGGAACTTTTTCCTGGAAAAACCTCTCTCTGGCGAAGGTCTCCGAAGACAACGCCGATCTTCTGCCGCCCGTCGGAGGGACGACGAGCGGGTCGGCGTCTTTTTCGATGCCCGTGCAGACCGCCGCTAACTTCAGCGGGGCGGTTAACGCGGACATCTCTTCGCTGTCCGTCGGCCCCGGCCAGTTCGGCTTGATAAACCTTGCGGAGGTTTCCCTCGGCTCGGGAAAAATCAACCTTAAAGCCGGTGAGGGTAAAGCCGAGATAGAGAACTTTTCCCTTTCCGGCGGCGACATCGATATAAAATCCAGCGGCTTCGCTACCCTTGTGCAGCCGCTCATGGCCTCCTCGCTCGACCTGGCGGTGACGATACGCCCGGCCGGCAGCGAGGTGGAAAGAAAGCTCCCTCTCCTCTTCGCCGTACTCGCCCCGAACAAATCGCCTGACGGAAGCTACACCTCCAAGATTAAAGGGAAGCTTCAGGCCCTGAGATTCTGGCGATAATCAAGCATAACTGCCTTTTATGGAGTAAAAAATGGTAAAACCTGACTTTCAAAAGAGCGGAGGCCTGATACCGGCCGTCGCCCAGGACGCGGAAACCGGCGAAGTCCTGATGCTCGCCTATATGAACGAAGAGGCGCTCCGCCGTACCATTGAGACGAAAAAAGCCTGGTACTACAGCCGCTCCCGCGACAAGTACTGGATGAAGGGCGAATCCAGCGGCAACGTCCAGCTCGTCAAGGAACTGCGCCTCGACTGCGACATGGACGCCATCGTTATGAAGATCGAACAGGTCGGCGGGGCCGCCTGTCACACCGGCCACAAAAGTTGTTTTTTCATGAAATGGGACGGAAACGACTGGACGGCCGAAGGCGAAATTCTCTTCAATCCCGAGGAGGTCTACAAAAAATGAGTCTTCTCAAGCTGGGCATACCCAAGGGGAGCCTTGAAAAATCCACTATAGACCTCTTCGGCCGCGCCGGCTGGAAGATACACCAGAGCTCCCGCAACTACTTCCCCTCCGTGGACGACAAAGAGGTGCGCCTCTCCCTCGTCCGCGCCCAGGAAATGAGCCGCTACGTCGAGGCGGGCGTTCTGGATGCAGGTCTCACCGGCAAGGACTGGATTCTGGAGAACGATTCAGACGTCGTCGAGGTCTGCGACCTCGTTTACTCCAAAGCCTCCACAAACCCGGCCAGATGGGTTCTGGTCGTACCGGGAGACAGCCCTTTCCAGCGCGCCGAAGACCTCGCGGGGAAAAAGATCTCCACCGAGCTCGTCGGCTTCACCAAGCGCTTTTTCAGTGAAAAAGGGGTGGAAGTCGAGGTCGAGTTTTCCTGGGGGGCGACGGAAGCCAAGGTAGTTGAGGGGCTCTGCGACGCAATCGTCGAGGTGACCGAGACCGGCTCCACGATAAAGGCTCACGGCCTTCGCATCATAGACACCCTTCTCGTCACCAACACCAAGCTTATCGCCAACAAAACGGCGTGGAGCGATCCCGCCAGAAGAAAAAAGATACAGCAGATATCTCTCCTCCTTCAGGGAGCGCTTCGCGCCGAAGGAATGGTCGGACTCAAGATGAACGTACCACTGTCTACCCTGGACACGGTCATGGAGCTTGTCCCCAGCCTCCAGGCGCCCACGGTAGCCCATCTCTACAAGAGCGACTGGCTCAGCGTCGAAACGGTCGTGCTCGAATCCGTGGTGCGCGAACTTGTTCCGAAGCTGATGGAAATGGGCGCTACGGGGATTATCGAATATCCGCTCAACAAGGTAATCTGAGCGCCGTTTCAAGATTTAAAAAACAAAAAGGGCTGCCGTAGAGGGCAGCCCTTTTTCAATGGCTTGAATAAGCCTTATTTGGATTTCTTTTTCTTGCCGCGGGCGGCGCGGGCCTTCACGAGGCGCTCGGCGAGGTTGAGATTCTGCGCCATTTTCTTGCGCTGGTCGGAATAAATTTTGGCCACGAGGGGAGTCCCGCTCGGGATGTTGAACTGCTTGCGGTACTGGCCGGGCTTAAGGCCGTGGGCGGTTGAAATATGCCTTTTCAAGGTCTTCATTCCTTTGCCGCAGATCATGCAAAAGACCTTGTCCGAGCCGAAAGCCGCCTCAAGGGGAACCGCGGGTTTGGTGACTTCTTCTACAACGGGTTCTTCGTAGGAGACGGTCTCAACGATGATATCTTCGCCGCCGCTGAGGGAAGCCAACTTATTGAAGACCTGGTCTATCTCTGAGATAAGGTCTTCTTTGCTGATTTCATTCATCGATGCGTGCGAGGCAACGATATCTACCGTCATCTGAAGCAGGGCTTTCTTATCCATAACAACCTCCGTGCTAAAGAGAGTTAACATTCTTTGAAACGATATATAACCAATCATTCTAATTTATGCAAGTGTTATTGAAAATTTTTTATTGGCTCTTTTTTATCTATATCATTTAGTTCAAAATCTAATTGTTGTCGCAATAAATTTAATTGCTGGCCCTGCGCATCTTGTACCATGCCCCCCACAGGGCACCAATATGTTGTGTGCCACAGGGCACGAACGCCCATCCTTGAGTAGAACGGAATCCAGCCTCCGGATTGACTGACGTCTGGACAGATTTTTCTATTTCTAGTATGAAATACGAAACTCCCACTTTGACATTACGGAAAGAGAGTGACCGGCGATGAAACAGATAAAGTACGTCCTCGGAGACAACGAAATTCCAAGGCAGTGGTACAATATCCTCCCCGACCTTCCCGGCGGAATGCTCCCTCCTCTCCACCCCGGAACCAAACAGCCCGTAGGGCCCGACGACCTCAAACCTCTTTTTCCGATGGCGATAATCGAGCAGGAAGTCAGCTCCCAGCGCTGGATAGACATACCCGAGGAGGTGCTCGACATACTCGTCCGCTGGAGGCCGAGTCCTCTGATTCGCGCTACCGCTCTCGAAAAGCTGCTCGGCACCCCCGCGAAGATCTTTTTCAAATACGAGGGCGTAAGCCCCGCGGGAAGCCATAAGCCCAATACCAGCGTCCCCCAGGCCTACTACAACATGAAAGAAGGCGTTAAGAGAATCGCCACCGAGACCGGAGCCGGACAATGGGGTAGCGCGCTCTCACTCGCCTGCAATTACTTCGGCCTCGAAGCGAAGGTTTACATGGTCAAGATCTCCTATCAGCAGAAACCCTACCGCAGGGTGATGATGGAGACCTGGGGGGGAAGCGTGACCCCGAGCCCCTCTATGGAGACCAACGCCGGGCGCAAAATACTCGCCGAAGACCCGAATTCTACGGGCTCTCTCGGCATAGCCATTTCGGAGGCCGTCGAGGACGCCGCCTCCAGAAGCGACACCAAGTACGCCCTCGGCTCCGTCCTCAACCACGTCCTGCTCCACCAGACGATAATCGGCCAGGAGGCCAAAAAACAGATGGCGCTGGCTAACGCCACCCCCGACGTTGTAATCGGCTGCTGCGGCGGCGGCTCCAATTTCTACGGCCTCTCGGCTCCTTACATACTTGACAAGATAAACGGCGCGAATATCGACATAGTCGGCTGCGAGCCCGCCTCCTGCCCGACGCTGACCAGAGGCCATTTCCACTACGATTTCGGCGATTCGGTCGGCATGACCCCGCTCTTGCCGATGCACACCCTCGGCCACACCTTCATGCCCCCCTCCATTCACGCCGGAGGTCTTCGCTACCACGGCATGGCGCCCATCGTCAGCGAAGTGCTTCGCCAAAAGCTGATGAGGGCCGAATCCTTCCAGCAGATAGAGTGTTTCCAGGCCGCCGTAACTTTCGCGCGCTGCGAAGGGATAATCCCCGCCCCCGAGTCCTCCCACGCCATCCGCTGCGCCATCAACGAAGCGCTAAAGGCGAAAGAAGAGGGAAAGGAAAAGAACATTCTTTTCCTGCTCTCCGGCCACGGTCATTTCGACATGTCCGCTTACGAGGCCTACCTGTCCAAAAACCTCGGCGATTACGACCTGCCCCAGGAGGCCATCGACAGCGCCTGGGACGCCATCAGGTGCTTTCCCGCCGCAGGAGAATTTTGAGAGTTTTTTACTTTCAACCGGAAAGGGCGCCTCCGGGAGCCCTGAAATTTTTTTTTTGCAAACGGCTTGCAGTCCTAAAAAAAGGGTATAGATTTGTTCTCACCGGGGAAAGTCTGGTGAAGAGTGGGGTTTACTCTTCTTAAAAAACAGGTAACTTATTCCTGAAGGGAGAAGAGATCATGGCAATGCAGGGAGATGATTTTAATTTTTCCTCAGGCTTTGAAACAACGGTCGACAAGAAAAGGTCGTCCGGCAGTTCGCTGAGCTCGATAGGCGTTTACCTCAAGGAGATACGGAAAACCAGGCTCCTTAAGGCCGAAGAGGAGATCGAACTGGCCCTTAGAATCGAACAGGGCGACGAGAGCGCAAGGAAGTCGATGATAGAATCGAACCTTCGCCTTGTCGTTAAAATAGCCAAGCGCTACGTCAACCGCGGCCTCCCCTTCACCGACCTCATCGAGGAGGGAAACGTCGGCCTCATCAAGGCCGTCGAGAGGTTCAAGGCCGACAAGGGCTGCCGTTTTTCAACCTACGCGACTTGGTGGATACGCCAGTCCATCGAAAGGGCGATAACCAATCAGGTTCACACCATACGCCTTCCCGTCCACGTCGCCGACGATCTCGAACGCCTCCGGCGCGTAACCGAGAAGCTTACCCGCAAGTTCGACAGGCATCCGACCATGGAAGAGCTCTGCGAGCGCACCGGCTTCACCGACACCTACGTTCAGAGACTTAATTCCATCCACCGCAAGGTCTTCTCCATCGATCAGACGATCAACGCCGACGGCGAATACACCCTCCAGAGCAAGATGGAGGACCCGAACGCCGAAGACCCGATGGAAACCCTGCACAGCGAGCGCATGACCAGTTTCCTTACCGAAAAGGTGAACGCCCTGAACGAGAGGGAGAGGAAGATACTCTCGCTTCGCTACGGCCTCGACGACTGCGAACCGATGACCCTCGAAAGAATCGGCGCCGAATTCGGAGTCACCCGCGAGAGGATACGCCAGATTCAGATTGAGGCCCTCGGCAAGATACGCCAGGCCTTCGAGGATGAAGGCGTGGATCAGCCCGAAGCCATCTATTAATCCGCAAATTAAAAAAACCTTAAAGGAGGGCCGGACAGGCCCTCTTTTTTATTACGCGAAAAAAACGGACTTGCGATAATGCCGGGATGGAATCCAAAGCGCGAAACGGAGCGTTGAGAAAACCCGGGTGGCTGAAAATCCGCCCCGGAGCGGGAGGGGCTTACCCGGAAGTCAAAAGAGTCCTCCGGGAGCAGGGTCTTCACACCATCTGCGAAGAAGCGAGATGCCCCAACCGG includes:
- the rpsU gene encoding 30S ribosomal protein S21, whose protein sequence is MAYEERRRDNRPSDPRRDFEREVRKLKKDFQKNVLPAVKRHSFYVSKSEMRRIKERKAARRRRRQLRKVG
- the gspN gene encoding type II secretion system protein GspN, which produces MPLVKSRPGFLAILGYGLLGMTVFLVSVWFTFPYDKFELRIENELAKKGLTADLSALSPGPFPGIKADSLTISAIKETPFRLVVAPLTVQLPLASLLSGDLVVKVEGKTLGGDFAGEIPLKSGRGTFSWKNLSLAKVSEDNADLLPPVGGTTSGSASFSMPVQTAANFSGAVNADISSLSVGPGQFGLINLAEVSLGSGKINLKAGEGKAEIENFSLSGGDIDIKSSGFATLVQPLMASSLDLAVTIRPAGSEVERKLPLLFAVLAPNKSPDGSYTSKIKGKLQALRFWR
- the hisI gene encoding phosphoribosyl-AMP cyclohydrolase, producing the protein MVKPDFQKSGGLIPAVAQDAETGEVLMLAYMNEEALRRTIETKKAWYYSRSRDKYWMKGESSGNVQLVKELRLDCDMDAIVMKIEQVGGAACHTGHKSCFFMKWDGNDWTAEGEILFNPEEVYKK
- a CDS encoding ATP phosphoribosyltransferase, with protein sequence MSLLKLGIPKGSLEKSTIDLFGRAGWKIHQSSRNYFPSVDDKEVRLSLVRAQEMSRYVEAGVLDAGLTGKDWILENDSDVVEVCDLVYSKASTNPARWVLVVPGDSPFQRAEDLAGKKISTELVGFTKRFFSEKGVEVEVEFSWGATEAKVVEGLCDAIVEVTETGSTIKAHGLRIIDTLLVTNTKLIANKTAWSDPARRKKIQQISLLLQGALRAEGMVGLKMNVPLSTLDTVMELVPSLQAPTVAHLYKSDWLSVETVVLESVVRELVPKLMEMGATGIIEYPLNKVI
- a CDS encoding MucR family transcriptional regulator; this encodes MDKKALLQMTVDIVASHASMNEISKEDLISEIDQVFNKLASLSGGEDIIVETVSYEEPVVEEVTKPAVPLEAAFGSDKVFCMICGKGMKTLKRHISTAHGLKPGQYRKQFNIPSGTPLVAKIYSDQRKKMAQNLNLAERLVKARAARGKKKKSK
- a CDS encoding TrpB-like pyridoxal phosphate-dependent enzyme, coding for MKQIKYVLGDNEIPRQWYNILPDLPGGMLPPLHPGTKQPVGPDDLKPLFPMAIIEQEVSSQRWIDIPEEVLDILVRWRPSPLIRATALEKLLGTPAKIFFKYEGVSPAGSHKPNTSVPQAYYNMKEGVKRIATETGAGQWGSALSLACNYFGLEAKVYMVKISYQQKPYRRVMMETWGGSVTPSPSMETNAGRKILAEDPNSTGSLGIAISEAVEDAASRSDTKYALGSVLNHVLLHQTIIGQEAKKQMALANATPDVVIGCCGGGSNFYGLSAPYILDKINGANIDIVGCEPASCPTLTRGHFHYDFGDSVGMTPLLPMHTLGHTFMPPSIHAGGLRYHGMAPIVSEVLRQKLMRAESFQQIECFQAAVTFARCEGIIPAPESSHAIRCAINEALKAKEEGKEKNILFLLSGHGHFDMSAYEAYLSKNLGDYDLPQEAIDSAWDAIRCFPAAGEF
- a CDS encoding sigma-70 family RNA polymerase sigma factor, giving the protein MAMQGDDFNFSSGFETTVDKKRSSGSSLSSIGVYLKEIRKTRLLKAEEEIELALRIEQGDESARKSMIESNLRLVVKIAKRYVNRGLPFTDLIEEGNVGLIKAVERFKADKGCRFSTYATWWIRQSIERAITNQVHTIRLPVHVADDLERLRRVTEKLTRKFDRHPTMEELCERTGFTDTYVQRLNSIHRKVFSIDQTINADGEYTLQSKMEDPNAEDPMETLHSERMTSFLTEKVNALNERERKILSLRYGLDDCEPMTLERIGAEFGVTRERIRQIQIEALGKIRQAFEDEGVDQPEAIY